The following proteins come from a genomic window of Nostoc sp. ATCC 53789:
- a CDS encoding NHLP bacteriocin export ABC transporter permease/ATPase subunit: MSSPQVNPSSKLYSFQANESLLLNNSETVWIVESGTLAVFATRVKNNLLKEQRRYLFHVNAGEALFSAALLPKESKWSFIAIAIEPTQLCQMSMVDLVQGIGTADSQAIELLEGWVNHLSQSLSSQQTVLTTPLNIVQTSGQDFSLSTGEALHLWQQTLVWVKLQQGNVSWMGVEELTLNPTSPAFPLTSAMWLEAENAVIGQVLTTADFPSQEEILSSLVCLHTYFFHYLSLLANKQAEAEFRQFQQREQLNQQVIEGALSELATVLQPQQEALSQEGPPLLVAMGAIGRTLGIEIRPAADNFSSIKDPVAAIAQSSQIRIRRVTLASGWWRQDQGPMLAYTQLEKRPVALLPTDKRDYTIFDPVARTRIPVNEAVAKTLTTSAYVLYRPLPQVALKAIDLLRFGVKGYEKDIASILVVGLLGTILGMVAPQATAILINNAIPDSDRALLWQIGLVMFAVAFGQLAFQIAQSIIILRVESATDSVLQPAIWDRLLRLSPRFFRQYTAGDLVNRVMAVREIHQKLSGATQKTLLSGVFALLNLVLMFIYSWQLALVGVGLAIFAAVVTTVASFRLVKKSREQQELNGAIQGLTVQLINGVAKLRVAMAEERAFAAWAKKYSQQIRLKANWQQIKDGMSVFNEALPLVSSILLFGLAMLLIQPRLTLGIFVAFNYALTIFIKGIIDLSNTVSEIWGIVPIWERAKPIWRSQPEDGSTKVNPGQLSGRIALESVSFRYSEHGNLILNNVSFHAEPGEFVAIIGPSGSGKSTIFRLLLGFETPLTGSVYYDGQDLADLELQAVRRQLGVVLQNGKFGTGSIFDNITAGALVSLEEAWEAAQMAGFADDIKQMPMGMHTIIAEGGTNLSGGQRQRLLIARSLVAKPKIILMDEATSALDNRTQAIVTESLAKLNATRVVIAHRLSTIRHADRIYVLDAGNVVQTGNFSELIAEEGLFARLVVRQS; this comes from the coding sequence ATGAGTAGCCCGCAGGTGAATCCTTCTTCTAAACTGTACTCCTTTCAAGCAAACGAATCATTACTGTTGAATAACTCAGAAACTGTCTGGATAGTGGAGTCTGGAACATTAGCAGTGTTTGCGACTAGAGTTAAAAACAATTTACTAAAGGAGCAGCGCCGCTATCTGTTTCATGTCAACGCTGGAGAAGCATTGTTTAGTGCAGCTTTGTTACCAAAAGAAAGCAAGTGGAGTTTTATCGCGATCGCAATTGAACCTACTCAATTATGCCAGATGTCAATGGTTGATTTGGTTCAGGGAATCGGGACGGCTGACTCTCAAGCTATAGAACTTTTAGAAGGCTGGGTAAATCATTTAAGTCAGTCTCTTAGTTCCCAGCAAACAGTTTTGACAACGCCATTAAACATTGTGCAGACATCGGGACAGGATTTTTCATTATCCACTGGTGAGGCACTACATCTGTGGCAACAAACACTTGTGTGGGTGAAGTTGCAGCAAGGTAATGTTAGCTGGATGGGAGTTGAGGAACTAACGTTGAATCCCACCTCGCCAGCTTTTCCCCTGACGAGTGCGATGTGGCTGGAGGCAGAAAATGCAGTTATTGGACAAGTATTAACAACCGCAGATTTCCCAAGTCAGGAAGAAATACTCAGTAGCTTGGTATGTTTACATACTTATTTTTTTCACTACTTGAGTTTGCTAGCAAACAAACAAGCAGAAGCAGAATTTCGGCAGTTTCAGCAAAGAGAGCAACTTAATCAGCAAGTAATTGAGGGCGCACTCTCTGAATTAGCAACAGTATTGCAACCACAGCAAGAAGCTTTATCTCAAGAGGGACCGCCTCTATTGGTAGCAATGGGAGCAATTGGACGGACATTAGGAATTGAGATTCGTCCAGCAGCAGATAATTTTAGTTCTATTAAAGACCCTGTAGCAGCGATCGCCCAATCATCGCAAATTCGTATCCGGCGTGTGACTTTGGCAAGTGGCTGGTGGCGGCAAGATCAAGGGCCGATGTTAGCTTATACTCAATTAGAAAAGCGCCCAGTAGCTTTGTTACCCACAGATAAGCGGGATTATACGATCTTTGATCCAGTTGCGCGAACTCGCATCCCCGTAAATGAGGCAGTGGCAAAAACACTGACAACATCTGCCTACGTTCTGTATCGACCGTTGCCCCAAGTTGCACTCAAAGCCATCGATTTACTTCGGTTTGGGGTTAAAGGTTATGAAAAAGATATCGCTAGTATTTTAGTAGTGGGGCTACTGGGGACGATATTGGGAATGGTTGCACCACAAGCAACAGCAATTTTAATCAATAATGCCATTCCAGATAGCGATCGCGCTTTACTATGGCAAATAGGATTAGTAATGTTTGCAGTTGCCTTTGGACAGTTAGCTTTTCAAATTGCCCAAAGTATTATTATCCTCCGAGTTGAAAGCGCCACTGATAGCGTATTGCAGCCAGCTATTTGGGATCGTCTGCTGAGATTAAGTCCGAGGTTTTTTCGTCAGTATACTGCCGGAGACTTAGTTAACCGCGTTATGGCGGTGAGGGAAATTCATCAAAAACTGAGCGGTGCTACCCAAAAAACGTTGTTGAGTGGGGTTTTTGCCTTACTCAATTTAGTGTTGATGTTTATTTACAGCTGGCAATTAGCGCTGGTGGGAGTGGGTTTAGCAATCTTTGCTGCCGTGGTTACGACAGTTGCAAGTTTCCGCTTGGTAAAGAAATCCCGCGAACAGCAAGAACTCAATGGCGCGATTCAGGGACTCACTGTCCAACTAATCAACGGTGTTGCCAAACTGCGAGTAGCAATGGCAGAAGAACGGGCATTTGCGGCTTGGGCAAAAAAGTATAGCCAGCAAATCCGGCTAAAAGCGAATTGGCAACAGATTAAAGATGGTATGTCTGTATTCAATGAAGCACTACCCTTAGTCAGTTCTATATTGCTTTTCGGATTGGCGATGCTGTTGATCCAGCCACGCCTCACACTTGGTATATTTGTTGCTTTTAACTATGCCTTGACAATTTTCATCAAAGGGATAATTGACCTGAGCAATACTGTATCTGAGATTTGGGGGATTGTACCAATATGGGAACGGGCAAAACCGATTTGGCGATCGCAGCCTGAAGATGGCTCAACCAAAGTTAACCCTGGTCAATTAAGTGGTCGTATTGCCCTAGAAAGCGTGAGTTTTCGCTACTCGGAACATGGCAACTTAATTCTCAACAATGTTAGTTTCCATGCTGAACCAGGAGAGTTTGTGGCGATTATTGGCCCTTCTGGAAGTGGTAAATCAACGATATTCCGGTTGTTACTGGGATTTGAGACTCCATTAACAGGCAGTGTCTACTATGATGGCCAAGACTTAGCAGATTTGGAACTTCAGGCTGTACGCAGGCAGTTGGGAGTAGTATTGCAAAATGGCAAATTTGGGACTGGCTCAATTTTTGATAATATCACCGCCGGAGCCTTGGTTTCTCTAGAAGAAGCTTGGGAAGCTGCACAGATGGCAGGCTTCGCTGATGATATCAAGCAAATGCCGATGGGAATGCACACTATAATCGCTGAAGGTGGTACTAATCTTTCTGGGGGACAACGGCAAAGATTATTGATTGCGCGATCGCTAGTTGCAAAGCCCAAAATTATTTTAATGGATGAGGCAACCAGCGCTCTGGATAATCGCACCCAGGCAATTGTGACTGAAAGTTTAGCTAAATTAAATGCTACCAGAGTGGTGATTGCCCATCGCCTCAGTACAATTCGTCATGCAGACCGCATTTATGTTCTTGATGCAGGTAATGTAGTGCAGACGGGTAATTTCTCAGAATTGATTGCAGAAGAAGGGTTATTTGCCCGACTTGTAGTCCGGCAGTCATAA
- a CDS encoding PmeII family type II restriction endonuclease: MSEQFHEMLAYALKNEVGFTLNKARSLASYFADIKDFLEFQEENIKNLKSISGKSVLKLTDEEITNLSIYRESGSLSAELTVAENYLAIISRVFTQKQLNMVRNLSLKNLNPNPFLIRALNLDTPDAVVRLNVYMAATRSIVTSMGFFIEDLLLTSSDTVEKAPNKSGWDLVKTTSDGEKFWLQIKSGPNNMDKDQVVYWAEKIQEKVKEGDKAYIGFTYGKRTSKTVTIGLLKQILPDWEMQTLIGKELWNFLSEDSDYSSKLFEVLRKSAHQILHQNSLSEEIDSCANRVTDEFIQDFGDGHQGVSNYINSIF; the protein is encoded by the coding sequence GTGTCCGAACAGTTTCATGAAATGTTAGCATACGCTCTAAAAAATGAGGTAGGTTTTACACTCAACAAAGCACGTTCTCTTGCCTCATATTTTGCAGATATAAAAGATTTCTTAGAATTTCAAGAAGAAAATATCAAAAACCTCAAGAGTATATCTGGTAAAAGCGTTTTAAAGTTAACAGACGAAGAAATTACTAATTTGTCTATATATAGGGAATCAGGCTCTTTATCAGCAGAACTTACAGTTGCCGAAAATTATTTAGCCATTATTAGTAGGGTATTCACCCAAAAACAACTAAATATGGTTAGAAACCTATCTTTAAAGAACTTAAATCCTAACCCATTTTTAATTAGAGCGCTTAATTTAGATACTCCAGATGCAGTTGTTAGATTAAATGTTTATATGGCGGCTACTCGCTCAATCGTTACATCTATGGGATTTTTTATAGAAGACCTGTTACTTACTAGTTCTGATACTGTTGAAAAAGCTCCTAATAAATCAGGATGGGATTTGGTTAAAACTACGAGTGATGGTGAAAAATTTTGGCTGCAAATAAAAAGCGGCCCAAACAATATGGATAAAGACCAAGTAGTTTACTGGGCTGAAAAAATTCAAGAAAAAGTTAAAGAAGGAGATAAAGCGTATATAGGATTTACTTATGGTAAAAGAACAAGCAAAACAGTAACGATTGGTCTATTAAAACAAATACTGCCTGATTGGGAAATGCAAACTTTGATTGGTAAAGAACTGTGGAATTTCTTGAGCGAAGACTCTGATTACAGTTCTAAATTATTTGAGGTTTTGCGTAAATCAGCGCATCAGATACTGCATCAAAATTCACTTTCCGAAGAGATAGATAGTTGTGCAAATAGAGTAACTGATGAATTTATACAAGACTTTGGAGATGGTCATCAGGGTGTATCGAATTACATTAATAGTATTTTTTAA
- a CDS encoding DNA cytosine methyltransferase yields the protein MINNQLISIALFAGAFGLDLGIEEAGFYTVSVVEIDADATKTIILNRPHLRESAVPRDIRQISAQTLLEEGGRVLKLGRPLLPGEVDLVTGGPPCQPFSTAGKRGSVIDPQGSLFMDFIRIVKEIQPRFFLMENVKGLLSSPIRHRPHNQRGVGYSSLEPDEIEGAALKVVLAQMKAIGYEVAPPMLVQAADYGVPQTRARVIFIGSKNGEVLTFPKPTHDKNGLKGLQKWRTLRDALSNLSDPHPEYTPYSKQRLKYLVLLKEGQNWRHLPDELKPEAMGGAYKSGGGKVGFYRRLSWDKPSPTVTTSPHQKATDMCHPVELRPLSVREYARIQTFPDTWVFYGSLSSRYRQIGNSVPVKLSHAIGQYLSKIIKNEKPESTNVFEQLSLF from the coding sequence GTGATTAATAACCAATTAATATCCATTGCTCTGTTTGCAGGAGCTTTCGGTCTTGATTTGGGTATAGAAGAAGCAGGTTTTTATACTGTCAGCGTAGTTGAAATAGATGCTGATGCAACAAAAACTATTATTCTGAACCGCCCCCACCTTAGAGAAAGTGCTGTACCAAGGGATATTAGGCAGATTTCAGCACAAACATTGCTAGAAGAGGGAGGACGTGTTTTAAAACTTGGTAGACCTCTTTTACCTGGTGAAGTAGACCTAGTAACAGGAGGACCGCCCTGTCAGCCATTCAGCACTGCGGGTAAGCGTGGTTCTGTTATAGATCCACAAGGAAGTTTATTTATGGATTTCATTCGCATTGTGAAAGAAATTCAACCTCGTTTTTTTTTAATGGAGAACGTCAAAGGATTACTTTCATCTCCGATTCGGCATAGGCCTCATAATCAAAGAGGTGTTGGATACTCTTCTTTAGAACCAGATGAAATTGAGGGTGCAGCCCTTAAGGTTGTATTAGCCCAAATGAAAGCAATCGGTTATGAAGTTGCTCCTCCTATGCTAGTGCAAGCTGCTGATTATGGTGTACCGCAAACCAGAGCGAGAGTAATATTTATTGGGTCAAAAAATGGTGAAGTTTTAACTTTTCCTAAACCAACTCATGATAAAAATGGCTTAAAAGGACTTCAGAAATGGCGAACTCTTAGAGATGCTCTGTCTAATTTATCCGATCCACATCCAGAATACACCCCTTATTCAAAACAACGTCTAAAATATCTTGTTTTATTGAAAGAAGGTCAAAACTGGAGACATTTACCAGATGAATTAAAGCCTGAAGCAATGGGAGGCGCTTACAAATCTGGGGGTGGCAAAGTTGGATTTTATAGAAGATTGTCTTGGGATAAACCCTCTCCTACGGTGACAACAAGCCCACATCAAAAAGCTACAGATATGTGTCATCCTGTTGAATTACGACCTCTAAGTGTACGAGAATATGCAAGAATTCAAACTTTTCCTGATACTTGGGTATTTTATGGTTCTCTATCGTCTAGATATAGACAAATAGGTAATTCTGTACCGGTTAAACTGTCTCACGCAATAGGACAATATTTATCTAAAATAATCAAAAATGAAAAACCAGAATCAACAAATGTTTTTGAACAGCTTTCACTTTTTTAG
- a CDS encoding NHLP family bacteriocin export ABC transporter peptidase/permease/ATPase subunit → MEAVECGAAALGIILSYYGRIVPLAKLREECGVSRDGSKAFNILKAAKNYGLNAKGLKLSLEKVTATRLPYIAFWNFNHFLVVEGYSKKRVYINDPASGRRTVSWEEFDRAYTGVVLTMEPGADFQKGGKKNHIISALTTRLQNSRVTILFCLLAGLLLTLPRLAVPAFAQVFIDEILIQDRQDWLRPLLLGMLLTTILRAFLARLRLTYLRRLMVKLSVSTSGLFLWHILRLPIGFYDQRFAGEISSRVQLNDRVAEVLSGPLATTLIDAVMMVFYLLIMIQYDQLLSAIAVGFALINILALLFLSQTRVDTNMRLAQEYGKVGGVTISGIQTIETIKASGLESDLFARFAGYYAKALNAQQELGLQTQILTTLPTILTALTTASILLVGGLQVMKGNLSIGMLVAYQSLTLSFLEPVNSLVNFGSTLQDLEADLNRLDDVLQNPVDLEVEGGKGAEEQRSRGELITSIPHAQCPMPNAPCPMWQLQGHIELRNITFGYSRVEPPLIENFSLTVQPGQRIALVGGSGSGKSTIAKLICGLYQPWAGEICFDGVERSQIKRSVLANSLAMVEQDIFLFAGTVRDNITLWDSTVPEADLVQACQDAAIHDAIASMPAKYDFELIEGGMNISGGQRQRLEIARALVRNPTILVLDEATSALDVETELIINHNLRQRGCLCIVVAHRLSTIRDCHKIIVLDQGKIVQSGTHEELWQQGGTYVRLLHAAEAR, encoded by the coding sequence ATGGAAGCGGTCGAATGTGGTGCGGCTGCTTTGGGAATAATTCTTAGCTATTACGGCCGGATTGTGCCACTGGCTAAACTGCGTGAAGAATGCGGTGTCTCAAGGGATGGGAGTAAAGCTTTTAATATTCTCAAAGCTGCAAAAAACTATGGACTCAATGCTAAAGGTTTAAAACTATCTCTAGAAAAGGTGACAGCTACCCGTCTTCCCTACATTGCCTTTTGGAATTTTAACCATTTTCTCGTGGTAGAAGGATATAGCAAAAAACGCGTTTACATCAACGATCCTGCTAGTGGTCGGAGAACAGTGAGTTGGGAAGAGTTCGATCGCGCATATACTGGTGTTGTGCTGACAATGGAACCAGGAGCGGACTTCCAGAAGGGCGGCAAAAAAAATCACATTATTTCGGCTTTAACTACCCGTTTACAAAACTCACGAGTTACTATCTTGTTTTGTCTGCTGGCTGGGTTGTTGTTAACATTGCCTCGGCTAGCGGTTCCAGCCTTTGCTCAAGTGTTTATCGATGAGATTTTAATCCAAGACCGGCAAGATTGGTTACGACCTTTGTTGTTAGGGATGTTGTTAACTACTATATTGCGGGCATTCCTTGCGAGACTGCGGCTGACTTATCTGCGGCGATTGATGGTTAAGTTGTCAGTCAGCACATCAGGACTATTTCTCTGGCATATTTTGCGATTGCCTATTGGGTTTTATGACCAACGTTTTGCTGGGGAAATCAGTAGTCGGGTGCAACTGAATGACCGAGTGGCGGAAGTACTCTCAGGGCCTTTGGCAACCACATTAATTGACGCAGTAATGATGGTTTTTTACCTGCTGATAATGATTCAGTATGACCAATTATTGAGTGCGATCGCAGTTGGTTTTGCTTTAATCAACATTCTCGCCCTCTTATTTTTATCGCAAACTCGTGTAGATACAAATATGCGCCTAGCTCAGGAATATGGCAAGGTGGGTGGAGTAACGATTAGCGGCATCCAAACGATAGAAACCATCAAAGCTTCTGGGCTAGAGTCAGATTTATTTGCTCGGTTTGCGGGTTATTACGCTAAAGCACTCAACGCCCAACAGGAATTAGGCTTACAAACTCAAATTCTCACCACATTACCCACAATTTTGACAGCCCTAACCACAGCTTCTATTTTGCTGGTTGGTGGTTTACAGGTAATGAAGGGCAATCTCAGTATTGGGATGCTCGTTGCCTACCAAAGTTTAACACTGAGCTTCTTAGAGCCAGTTAATAGCCTCGTAAATTTCGGCAGCACGCTGCAAGATTTAGAAGCTGATTTAAATCGGCTTGATGATGTGCTGCAAAATCCTGTTGATTTGGAAGTGGAGGGAGGCAAGGGAGCAGAGGAGCAGAGGAGCAGAGGGGAACTTATTACAAGTATTCCCCATGCCCAATGCCCAATGCCCAATGCCCCATGCCCAATGTGGCAATTACAGGGACATATTGAGTTACGAAATATCACTTTTGGCTACAGTCGGGTGGAACCTCCCTTAATTGAGAATTTTAGCTTAACTGTTCAACCTGGACAACGTATAGCGCTTGTGGGGGGAAGCGGTTCAGGGAAATCTACGATTGCTAAATTAATTTGTGGTCTTTATCAACCTTGGGCAGGGGAAATCTGTTTTGATGGTGTAGAGCGATCGCAAATTAAGCGTTCTGTGTTGGCTAACTCATTGGCAATGGTTGAACAGGATATCTTTTTATTTGCGGGGACTGTGCGAGATAATATCACTCTTTGGGATTCAACTGTGCCAGAAGCTGATTTGGTGCAAGCTTGTCAGGATGCAGCCATTCATGATGCGATCGCTTCTATGCCTGCAAAATATGACTTTGAATTGATTGAAGGCGGTATGAATATCAGTGGTGGGCAACGCCAACGTTTAGAAATCGCCCGCGCTTTGGTGAGAAATCCCACAATATTAGTACTGGATGAAGCAACCAGCGCCCTCGATGTGGAAACTGAATTGATTATTAACCATAACTTGCGACAGCGTGGTTGCTTATGTATTGTAGTAGCCCACCGCCTGAGTACAATTCGTGATTGCCATAAAATTATTGTTCTAGACCAAGGTAAAATTGTCCAAAGTGGTACCCATGAGGAATTATGGCAGCAAGGCGGAACTTATGTTCGCCTACTCCATGCAGCAGAGGCAAGGTAG
- a CDS encoding four helix bundle protein, whose product MERKKIETFEDLRVWQKGIDLVKEIYLITKDGELNRDFGLRDQLRRASVSIPTNIAEGFERYSRKEYLNFLNIAKGSAGEVRSLLRVALEIGYLDQPTYTQLHNQAMELSRMLSNQIQSINQSLK is encoded by the coding sequence ATGGAAAGGAAAAAAATTGAAACTTTTGAGGATTTAAGAGTATGGCAAAAAGGTATTGACTTAGTTAAGGAAATATACTTAATAACTAAGGATGGTGAACTCAATAGAGACTTTGGTTTAAGGGATCAATTAAGACGTGCTAGCGTATCAATACCTACAAATATTGCTGAAGGATTTGAACGATATTCTCGCAAAGAATACTTAAACTTTCTAAATATCGCCAAAGGGTCTGCCGGGGAAGTTCGCAGTCTTTTAAGAGTAGCCTTAGAAATAGGCTATTTAGACCAACCAACTTATACACAACTTCATAATCAAGCTATGGAGTTGAGCCGTATGCTATCTAATCAAATTCAATCCATAAATCAGTCATTAAAATAA
- a CDS encoding NHLP bacteriocin system secretion protein yields MQLKHSHIFRQEALERLSSPEQLDQAINVVKPQAWLTLSTMSFVVAVAGLWSVFGRIPLTVTGQGILIKPHHVVEFQAPSSGPLLTLKVKAGDIIKQGDVLGIIDQSALKQQLQQEQVKLQQLQTQNQETDRLQKLLIDQQIITLGQQRMDLENNLHREQDAPKLRDQTLRAIAQKRQSINSRKQQINYLLKTLKGRVDNRRHLFEQHVISQDMLVQAEQEYFNTQSELSDIDVQLKDLEIQETTTQREYLENLNRIDEIKTKIKDLNTQNTKLREQDLKQSIDKTNKIREVKRRIAQLELQLSQESRIISKYNGHILEVSVVPGQMMNPGTRLGSIEAEEANSKLMSLVYFANKDGKQIKPGMAVQVTPSFAKREREGGIVGTITDISSFPVSTQDITAIVGNKEMAASLAGKGEGQVQAFVQLQKNPTSVSGYKWSSSDGPALKISSGTTTSVQVKVGEKAPISYIIPMLRSWTGIY; encoded by the coding sequence ATGCAACTCAAACACAGCCATATCTTTCGCCAAGAAGCCCTAGAGCGCTTATCTTCACCAGAACAACTGGATCAAGCGATAAATGTAGTCAAGCCTCAAGCTTGGTTGACTTTATCTACCATGAGTTTTGTAGTTGCTGTAGCTGGCCTTTGGAGTGTGTTCGGCAGAATTCCCCTGACTGTCACAGGTCAAGGTATCTTGATTAAACCGCACCATGTTGTAGAATTTCAAGCACCCAGTTCTGGCCCGTTACTAACTCTGAAAGTAAAGGCGGGAGATATTATTAAACAAGGTGATGTGCTGGGTATCATCGACCAATCAGCGCTAAAGCAGCAACTACAGCAAGAGCAAGTAAAGTTGCAACAACTGCAAACCCAAAATCAAGAGACTGACAGGTTACAAAAGCTGCTAATTGACCAACAAATCATTACTCTTGGACAGCAGAGAATGGATTTGGAAAATAATTTGCATAGAGAGCAAGATGCGCCAAAGTTACGCGATCAAACGCTGAGAGCGATCGCTCAAAAACGTCAAAGCATTAATTCTCGGAAACAACAAATTAATTACTTACTCAAAACTCTTAAAGGACGAGTTGATAATCGTCGTCACCTTTTTGAGCAGCATGTCATCAGCCAAGATATGTTGGTGCAAGCTGAACAGGAATATTTTAACACTCAAAGTGAACTGTCAGATATTGACGTGCAATTAAAGGATCTCGAAATCCAAGAAACTACCACCCAACGAGAATATCTGGAAAATCTTAATAGAATTGACGAAATTAAAACGAAAATTAAAGACCTGAATACTCAAAATACTAAATTACGCGAACAAGACCTGAAGCAATCAATTGACAAAACAAATAAAATTCGGGAAGTAAAGCGCCGCATTGCCCAATTAGAACTGCAACTATCTCAAGAAAGTAGAATCATCAGCAAATACAATGGTCATATTCTGGAAGTGAGTGTTGTTCCTGGTCAAATGATGAATCCGGGTACTCGCTTAGGGTCAATCGAGGCTGAAGAAGCAAATTCAAAACTTATGAGCCTTGTTTACTTTGCTAATAAAGATGGTAAGCAAATCAAGCCAGGGATGGCTGTACAGGTGACTCCCAGTTTTGCCAAGCGTGAACGCGAAGGTGGTATTGTCGGAACGATCACAGATATTTCTTCATTTCCGGTAAGTACACAAGATATTACAGCGATCGTTGGTAACAAAGAAATGGCTGCCAGTCTTGCGGGTAAAGGCGAAGGTCAGGTGCAAGCTTTTGTCCAACTCCAAAAAAATCCGACATCAGTCAGTGGCTACAAATGGTCATCTTCTGATGGCCCAGCTTTAAAAATATCTTCTGGTACAACTACCTCTGTTCAAGTAAAAGTTGGAGAAAAAGCACCGATTTCTTATATTATTCCTATGCTGCGATCTTGGACGGGAATTTATTAA